In Mycobacterium stomatepiae, the following are encoded in one genomic region:
- a CDS encoding SDR family oxidoreductase, producing MKVLVVGGSGLIGSQVVAKLTELGHEAVPASPRSGVNTITGEGVAQAVAGVHTVVDVANSPSWADDDVLEFFTTSTRNLLEAERTAGVMHHVALTIVGADRLPDSGYMRAKVAQEKVIVDSGFPHSIVRATQFFEFVGGIADSLADGDTVRAPHGAFQPIASADVATAITRAAIGDPVGLINIAGPDKQGMDDFIRTWFAATGDARQVVTDPQARYYGALLDERSIVPIDGEQVDMYPTSFGDWTASRAHGA from the coding sequence ATGAAGGTTTTGGTCGTCGGTGGCAGCGGGCTGATCGGATCGCAGGTTGTCGCCAAGCTCACCGAGCTGGGGCACGAGGCCGTCCCGGCGTCGCCGCGCTCGGGTGTCAACACCATCACCGGCGAAGGCGTCGCCCAGGCCGTTGCGGGTGTCCACACCGTGGTCGACGTGGCCAACTCGCCGTCGTGGGCCGACGACGACGTGCTGGAGTTTTTCACCACCTCCACCCGCAACCTCCTCGAGGCGGAGCGGACCGCCGGCGTGATGCACCACGTCGCGCTCACGATCGTCGGAGCAGACCGGCTGCCCGACAGCGGCTACATGCGGGCCAAGGTCGCTCAGGAGAAGGTGATCGTCGACTCGGGGTTCCCGCATTCGATCGTGCGGGCGACACAGTTCTTCGAATTCGTTGGCGGCATTGCCGATTCACTGGCCGACGGCGACACCGTTCGCGCGCCACACGGAGCTTTCCAGCCCATTGCATCCGCGGACGTCGCCACGGCCATCACCCGCGCGGCGATCGGCGATCCGGTCGGGCTGATCAACATCGCCGGCCCCGACAAGCAAGGCATGGACGATTTCATCCGGACCTGGTTCGCCGCAACGGGCGATGCACGCCAGGTAGTGACCGACCCGCAGGCCCGCTATTACGGTGCGCTGCTCGACGAGCGCAGCATCGTTCCGATCGACGGCGAGCAAGTGGACATGTACCCCACCAGCTTCGGCGACTGGACGGCTTCCCGGGCGCACGGCGCCTGA
- a CDS encoding SDR family NAD(P)-dependent oxidoreductase translates to MVNELDGKVAIVTGGASGIGRGIVERFVAEGARVVIADIEADMGEQLATTLGADVFFVRTDVSDPDQVQALVATTVEKFGGLHVMVSNAAVSSPLRRLLDDDLADFHRIMGVNVLGVMAGTRDAARHMAEGGGGSIINLTSIGGIQAGGGVMIYRASKAAVIQFTKSAAIELARYEIRVNAIAPGSIPTPILGKSAAGMDPDELAQFEARIRQGMRDDRPLKREGTTDDVAQAALYFAGERSGYVTGTVLPVDGGTSAGKVIPSKKRER, encoded by the coding sequence GTGGTCAACGAATTGGATGGCAAGGTCGCCATCGTCACCGGCGGCGCGTCCGGCATCGGTCGCGGCATCGTGGAGCGCTTCGTTGCCGAGGGTGCCCGAGTCGTCATCGCCGATATCGAGGCCGACATGGGAGAACAGCTGGCCACCACGCTGGGCGCCGACGTCTTCTTCGTGCGTACGGATGTCTCCGATCCTGACCAGGTTCAGGCGCTGGTCGCGACAACCGTCGAGAAATTCGGCGGCCTGCACGTCATGGTGAGCAACGCCGCGGTGTCCAGCCCGCTGCGCCGATTGCTCGACGACGACCTGGCGGACTTTCACCGGATCATGGGCGTCAACGTGCTGGGCGTGATGGCCGGTACCCGAGATGCGGCCCGGCACATGGCCGAAGGCGGTGGCGGGTCGATCATCAACCTCACCTCGATCGGCGGGATTCAGGCCGGCGGTGGCGTGATGATCTACCGGGCATCGAAGGCCGCGGTCATCCAGTTCACCAAGTCAGCGGCAATTGAATTGGCGCGCTACGAAATTCGGGTCAACGCCATCGCACCGGGGAGCATCCCCACACCGATATTGGGCAAGTCGGCGGCCGGGATGGATCCAGACGAGCTGGCGCAATTCGAGGCGCGGATTCGTCAAGGGATGCGCGACGACCGTCCGCTGAAGCGCGAGGGCACCACCGACGACGTTGCCCAGGCCGCGCTGTACTTCGCGGGCGAGCGCTCCGGCTATGTCACCGGAACCGTGCTGCCGGTCGACGGCGGGACCTCGGCCGGCAAGGTCATCCCGTCCAAGAAGCGCGAGCGATGA
- a CDS encoding TetR/AcrR family transcriptional regulator: MTAAGRAVRTERATSTQEAILVAAERLYAEHGVFAVSNRQVSEAAGQGNNAAVGYHFGTKADLVRAIEEKHRGPVEELREQMVADLLASGGSSELRAWVACLVRPLTDHLEDLGNPTWYARFAAQAMTDPAYYNIIVKGALSSPSLVQVVDGVNRCLPNLPAAVHFERNIMARNLLMHTCADRERALAAGTAMAQPSWRKAAFGLIDAIVGLWLAPVTPYE; encoded by the coding sequence ATGACCGCGGCAGGCCGGGCCGTTCGCACCGAACGAGCCACCTCCACCCAGGAAGCGATCCTGGTGGCGGCCGAGCGACTGTATGCCGAGCACGGCGTGTTCGCGGTGTCGAACAGGCAGGTCAGCGAGGCCGCGGGACAGGGCAACAACGCCGCGGTGGGCTACCACTTTGGCACCAAGGCTGACCTGGTGCGCGCTATCGAGGAGAAGCACCGCGGGCCCGTCGAGGAACTGCGCGAGCAGATGGTCGCCGACCTGTTGGCCTCAGGCGGATCGAGCGAATTGCGGGCCTGGGTGGCCTGCCTGGTGCGCCCGCTCACCGATCACCTCGAGGACCTCGGCAACCCGACCTGGTACGCGCGTTTCGCCGCGCAGGCCATGACCGATCCGGCCTACTACAACATCATCGTCAAGGGCGCGCTGAGCTCGCCGTCACTGGTCCAGGTCGTCGACGGTGTCAACCGCTGCCTGCCCAACCTGCCGGCCGCTGTGCACTTCGAACGCAACATCATGGCCCGAAACCTCTTGATGCACACCTGCGCTGATCGCGAACGCGCGCTCGCCGCGGGCACCGCGATGGCCCAGCCCTCGTGGCGCAAAGCCGCATTCGGCCTTATCGACGCGATCGTGGGCTTGTGGCTGGCGCCGGTCACTCCGTACGAATAA
- a CDS encoding ferredoxin: protein MKVTVDQNICASSGNCVMNAPDVFDQRDEDGVVVLLNEHPSVEQTDGARRAAAACPAQAINIEE, encoded by the coding sequence GTGAAAGTGACTGTCGACCAAAACATTTGCGCATCCTCGGGCAACTGCGTGATGAATGCACCCGACGTGTTCGACCAGCGAGACGAGGACGGTGTCGTCGTCCTGCTCAACGAGCACCCGTCCGTCGAGCAGACCGACGGGGCCCGCCGGGCAGCCGCAGCGTGCCCAGCCCAGGCAATCAACATTGAGGAATGA
- a CDS encoding cytochrome P450 — translation MSDPLTSIAAETVSEIPDYPMARNKGCPFAPPPDVMALAEERPLSRVRIWDGSTPWLITGYEQVRELFSDSRVSVDDRVPGFPHWNEGMLSTVHKRPRSVFTSDGDAHTRYRRMLSKPFTFRRVEGLRPTIQQITDDHIDTMLAGPQPADIVAAIALPVPSLVISQMLGVPYEDAEMFQEHASMGLARYATGSDTAKGAMSLHKYLAQLVETKMENPASETAPDAISDLAERVKAGELSVKEAAQLGTGLLIAGHETTANMIGLGVLALLENPDQLAVIRDAEDPKILASAVEELLRYLSIIQNGQRRVAVDDIHIAGETIRAGEGIIIDLAPANWDSDAFPEPDRLYLHRAGADRNVAFGYGRHQCVGQQLARAELQIVFQTLFRRIPTMKLAVPFDEIPFKHDRLAYGVYELPVTW, via the coding sequence ATGTCAGACCCGCTGACGAGCATTGCGGCCGAGACCGTTTCCGAGATTCCGGACTACCCGATGGCCCGCAACAAGGGCTGCCCGTTCGCCCCGCCACCCGACGTGATGGCCCTGGCCGAAGAGCGGCCGCTGTCGCGCGTCCGGATCTGGGATGGCAGCACTCCGTGGCTCATCACCGGTTATGAGCAAGTGCGCGAACTGTTCTCCGATTCCCGGGTCAGCGTCGACGACCGGGTGCCCGGCTTTCCGCACTGGAATGAAGGCATGTTGTCGACCGTGCACAAGCGGCCGCGTTCGGTGTTCACCTCGGACGGCGACGCGCACACCCGCTACCGGCGGATGCTGTCCAAGCCATTCACCTTCCGCCGCGTGGAAGGTCTGCGGCCGACTATCCAGCAGATCACCGACGACCACATCGACACAATGCTCGCCGGCCCGCAGCCCGCGGATATCGTTGCTGCCATTGCCCTTCCGGTCCCATCCCTGGTGATCAGCCAGATGCTCGGCGTGCCCTACGAGGATGCCGAGATGTTCCAGGAGCACGCCTCGATGGGACTGGCACGCTATGCCACCGGCTCCGACACCGCCAAGGGCGCGATGAGCCTGCACAAATACCTGGCCCAGCTGGTCGAAACCAAGATGGAGAACCCCGCCTCGGAAACGGCGCCCGACGCGATCTCCGATCTCGCCGAACGCGTCAAGGCCGGTGAGCTCAGCGTCAAGGAAGCCGCGCAGCTGGGCACCGGACTGCTGATCGCCGGTCACGAGACGACCGCGAACATGATCGGGCTCGGAGTGCTTGCGCTGCTTGAGAATCCCGACCAGCTTGCCGTGATCCGCGATGCCGAAGACCCAAAGATCCTGGCCAGCGCGGTGGAGGAGCTGTTGCGCTACCTGAGCATCATCCAGAACGGCCAGCGACGCGTTGCCGTCGACGACATCCACATCGCCGGCGAGACCATCCGCGCCGGCGAAGGCATCATCATCGACCTGGCTCCCGCGAACTGGGATTCCGACGCCTTCCCCGAACCCGACCGGCTTTACCTGCACCGCGCCGGGGCAGACCGCAACGTCGCCTTCGGCTATGGCCGCCACCAGTGCGTCGGTCAGCAACTCGCGCGGGCCGAACTGCAGATCGTGTTCCAGACGCTGTTCCGCCGTATCCCGACGATGAAACTGGCCGTGCCGTTCGACGAGATCCCGTTCAAACACGACCGGCTCGCTTACGGCGTCTACGAACTCCCCGTCACCTGGTAA
- a CDS encoding amidohydrolase family protein yields MVFSADNHISLADDIFYERFPDDLKDKAPRIWYEDGAYQVGRKGQSFLPGDFSAVLMQYDDLPGAASTNIEARIQELREDGVEKELVFPNALLALFHYPDKQLRERAFRIYNEYIADLQERSNGHFYGAGLINWWEPEGAERTLAELKSLGLKTFLLPLNPGKDDDGNIIDYGSDSMRPVWDEIEAAGLPISHHIGETPPKTPCQFNSVVVGMMINIDGFREQFAKYLFTRILDDHPRLRIGWFEGGIAWVPWALQDAEHLMGSYQHMLNRPLQHDVRYYWDTHMSASFMVDPLGLQLIDQIGIDKVMWSSDYPHNESTYGYSEKSLKAVVDAVGPANAKKIVSDNVTKFLGL; encoded by the coding sequence GTGGTCTTTTCGGCCGACAACCACATCTCCCTGGCCGACGACATCTTCTACGAGCGCTTCCCGGACGACCTCAAGGACAAGGCGCCGCGGATCTGGTACGAGGACGGCGCCTACCAAGTCGGGCGCAAGGGACAGTCGTTCCTGCCGGGCGACTTCAGCGCCGTGCTCATGCAGTACGACGACCTGCCCGGCGCTGCTAGCACCAACATCGAGGCCCGCATCCAGGAGCTGCGCGAGGACGGTGTCGAAAAGGAACTCGTCTTCCCCAATGCCCTCCTAGCGCTGTTCCACTACCCGGACAAGCAGCTCCGCGAGCGCGCCTTCCGGATCTACAACGAGTACATCGCCGATTTGCAGGAGCGTTCCAACGGACACTTCTATGGCGCGGGGCTAATCAACTGGTGGGAACCGGAAGGCGCCGAACGGACACTCGCCGAGTTGAAGTCATTGGGGCTCAAGACCTTTCTGCTACCGCTGAACCCAGGTAAGGACGACGACGGCAATATCATCGACTACGGCAGCGACAGTATGAGGCCGGTCTGGGACGAGATCGAAGCCGCCGGCCTTCCGATCAGCCACCACATCGGTGAGACCCCGCCGAAGACCCCGTGCCAGTTCAACAGCGTGGTCGTCGGCATGATGATCAACATCGACGGATTCCGCGAGCAGTTCGCCAAGTATCTCTTCACCCGGATCCTCGACGACCACCCGAGGTTGCGGATCGGCTGGTTCGAGGGCGGAATCGCCTGGGTGCCTTGGGCTTTGCAGGATGCCGAGCATTTGATGGGGTCCTACCAGCACATGTTGAATCGGCCGCTGCAGCACGACGTGCGCTATTACTGGGACACCCACATGAGCGCATCGTTCATGGTCGACCCGCTGGGATTGCAGCTGATCGACCAGATCGGGATCGACAAGGTGATGTGGTCCAGCGACTACCCGCACAACGAAAGCACGTATGGCTACTCGGAAAAATCGCTGAAGGCCGTCGTGGACGCCGTCGGGCCGGCGAATGCGAAGAAGATCGTCAGCGACAACGTCACGAAGTTCTTGGGCTTGTAG
- a CDS encoding M24 family metallopeptidase — MTTFAQLDTSTGNGLAIPETPDLGRLRRETGARLRSAMADRGVDALILLGNNAVVYATGASWPLGDAGLSYVERPVAVVVAGDEWPHLFLPFREGASQESDLPADHRHGPVYLEFEEGVANFARAIAGLMPPGAVIAVDECTGAMSRAANLLFPDGAPGDAAAIVSAAKSVKTPDELSCIRTAIRITDEAMVEVQKRLAPGIRQIDLSASFLRRAFELGATASMLEPIWQVMPPSKAEGVWTTHGDLALPLLSTERELVEGDVLWTDVSITYQGYCSDFGRTWLVGRDPSPHQQAQFDKWFEIMSAVLGVAKAGATAADLGRAAIKANGGTKPWLPHFYLGHGIGVNAAEMPMIGTDLGQDFDENFVLKEGMVLVLEPVVWEDGTGGYRSEEVLVITEEGWIRLTNYPYDPYGSHVS; from the coding sequence GTGACGACGTTCGCGCAACTGGACACCAGCACCGGCAACGGACTGGCGATCCCCGAAACACCCGACTTGGGCCGGCTGCGCCGCGAGACCGGGGCCCGGCTGCGCTCGGCCATGGCCGACCGTGGCGTCGACGCGTTAATCCTGCTGGGCAACAACGCCGTCGTCTACGCGACCGGTGCCAGCTGGCCACTGGGCGACGCCGGCCTGTCCTACGTCGAGCGACCGGTGGCCGTGGTAGTCGCCGGCGACGAGTGGCCGCACCTGTTCCTGCCGTTTCGCGAGGGGGCTTCGCAGGAGTCCGACCTGCCCGCCGATCACCGGCACGGGCCCGTCTACCTCGAATTCGAAGAGGGCGTCGCCAATTTCGCGCGCGCTATCGCCGGACTGATGCCGCCCGGAGCGGTGATTGCCGTCGACGAGTGCACTGGCGCGATGTCGCGCGCCGCGAACCTGTTGTTCCCCGACGGCGCTCCAGGCGACGCGGCGGCCATCGTCAGTGCCGCCAAGTCGGTCAAGACACCCGACGAATTGTCGTGCATACGCACCGCGATCCGGATCACCGACGAGGCCATGGTGGAAGTCCAGAAGCGGCTAGCCCCCGGAATCCGTCAGATCGATTTGTCGGCAAGCTTTTTGCGCCGTGCCTTCGAGCTGGGCGCAACCGCCAGCATGCTCGAACCGATCTGGCAGGTGATGCCGCCGAGCAAGGCCGAGGGCGTGTGGACCACGCACGGCGACCTGGCGCTGCCACTGCTGAGCACCGAGCGCGAGCTGGTCGAGGGCGACGTGCTGTGGACCGACGTCAGCATCACCTACCAGGGTTACTGCTCCGACTTCGGCCGCACCTGGCTCGTCGGACGGGACCCGTCGCCGCATCAGCAGGCGCAGTTCGACAAATGGTTTGAGATCATGAGCGCGGTGCTGGGAGTCGCCAAGGCGGGCGCCACCGCCGCGGATCTGGGGCGGGCCGCGATCAAGGCCAACGGCGGCACCAAGCCGTGGCTGCCGCACTTCTACCTGGGCCACGGCATTGGCGTCAACGCCGCCGAAATGCCAATGATCGGAACTGATCTCGGCCAGGACTTCGATGAGAACTTCGTACTCAAAGAGGGCATGGTGCTGGTCCTGGAGCCCGTGGTGTGGGAAGACGGCACCGGCGGCTACCGCAGCGAAGAGGTGCTCGTAATCACCGAGGAAGGCTGGATTCGCTTGACCAACTACCCCTATGACCCTTATGGCTCCCATGTCAGTTGA
- a CDS encoding SDR family NAD(P)-dependent oxidoreductase has protein sequence MSDFAGRGAVITGGASGIGLATATEFARRGARIVLADVDKSALEHAVAHLNSEGVEAHGVECDVRHVEEMVHLADEAFRLLGRVDVVFSNAGIVVAGPLVAMTHEDWRWVIDIDLWGSIHAVEAFVPRLIEQGKGGHIAFTASFAGLVPNAGLGAYGVAKYGVVGLAETPAREVKDNRIGVSVLCPMVIETKLVSNSERIRGADYGLASRPDLTEGFGPLPPTQDQGVTVDEVARLTADAILANRLYILPHEAARASVQRRFERIDHTFDDQAAEGWKH, from the coding sequence ATCTCTGATTTCGCGGGACGTGGTGCCGTGATCACCGGCGGGGCAAGCGGGATCGGCTTGGCCACCGCGACCGAGTTCGCCCGCCGCGGCGCCCGCATCGTGCTGGCCGACGTCGACAAGTCCGCGCTCGAACACGCAGTGGCACACCTCAACAGCGAGGGCGTAGAGGCACACGGCGTGGAGTGCGACGTACGACATGTCGAGGAGATGGTTCACCTCGCCGATGAGGCGTTCCGGCTGCTCGGCCGGGTCGACGTCGTCTTCAGCAATGCCGGCATCGTGGTCGCGGGCCCGCTCGTGGCGATGACGCACGAGGACTGGCGCTGGGTGATCGACATCGATCTGTGGGGCTCGATCCACGCCGTCGAGGCGTTCGTGCCGAGGTTGATCGAGCAGGGCAAGGGCGGCCACATCGCGTTCACCGCGTCGTTCGCGGGACTGGTGCCCAACGCCGGCCTCGGGGCGTACGGCGTTGCGAAATATGGCGTTGTCGGCTTGGCCGAGACGCCGGCACGCGAGGTCAAGGACAACCGGATCGGCGTCTCGGTGCTGTGCCCGATGGTCATCGAAACCAAGCTGGTCTCCAACTCCGAACGCATCCGCGGCGCCGACTACGGGCTTGCCTCGAGGCCCGATCTGACGGAGGGGTTCGGGCCGCTGCCACCGACGCAGGACCAAGGCGTGACAGTCGACGAGGTGGCCCGGTTGACCGCCGACGCGATTCTGGCCAACCGGTTGTACATCCTGCCGCACGAGGCGGCCCGGGCCTCCGTCCAGCGCAGGTTCGAACGCATCGACCACACCTTCGACGACCAGGCCGCCGAAGGATGGAAGCACTAG
- a CDS encoding MarR family winged helix-turn-helix transcriptional regulator, translating into MPGLTAREIDPLALERQVCFALATTNRAVLAVYRPLLEPLGLTHPQYLVMLALWDHRKTPGANETPLSVKQIAAALQLDSATLSPMLKRLEGLGLITRAKNVTDERATDVRLTERGIALRERALEIPPAVVERLGVEVAELENLRQVLTRINAAAVAAGALKS; encoded by the coding sequence ATGCCTGGCCTGACCGCGCGCGAGATCGATCCTCTCGCCCTCGAACGCCAGGTGTGTTTTGCACTCGCGACCACCAATCGGGCCGTTCTCGCCGTGTACCGGCCGCTGTTGGAGCCGTTGGGCTTGACTCATCCGCAGTATCTGGTGATGTTGGCGCTATGGGATCACCGCAAGACGCCCGGGGCGAACGAGACTCCGTTGTCGGTTAAGCAGATCGCCGCCGCCTTGCAGCTCGATTCGGCCACGCTGTCGCCGATGCTCAAACGGTTGGAGGGACTCGGCCTGATCACCCGCGCCAAGAATGTCACCGACGAACGGGCCACCGACGTCAGGCTCACCGAACGCGGAATTGCGTTGCGTGAGCGCGCACTTGAGATTCCACCCGCCGTCGTCGAGCGGCTCGGTGTCGAGGTTGCCGAACTCGAGAACCTGCGTCAGGTCCTGACCCGAATCAACGCCGCCGCCGTGGCGGCGGGCGCACTAAAATCCTGA
- a CDS encoding DUF5313 domain-containing protein: MTAAKPNLWQRIAYSYGKRLPDSMRSWVAHDLAGPGAIRRHMLRWAIPPLFVLAPFWLLPASLYVHTEMTVPLYAWALVINFALNKVWRRHRLAVHGLDPNLVDVINRQKNARMHEDYARRYGPRPQEAEWQSNSSPF; encoded by the coding sequence ATGACCGCAGCGAAGCCAAACCTCTGGCAGCGCATCGCCTATTCCTACGGCAAGCGTCTGCCCGACTCGATGCGCAGCTGGGTCGCACACGACCTGGCCGGTCCGGGAGCCATCCGCCGGCACATGCTGCGGTGGGCGATCCCACCCCTATTCGTGCTTGCCCCGTTCTGGCTGCTGCCCGCCTCGCTGTACGTGCACACCGAGATGACCGTGCCGCTCTATGCGTGGGCGTTGGTGATCAACTTTGCGCTGAACAAGGTTTGGCGCCGGCACCGGTTAGCGGTGCACGGTCTGGACCCGAACCTGGTCGACGTGATCAATCGCCAGAAGAATGCCCGGATGCACGAGGACTACGCTCGACGGTACGGGCCGCGACCCCAAGAAGCGGAATGGCAGAGCAACAGCAGCCCGTTCTAG
- a CDS encoding mycofactocin-coupled SDR family oxidoreductase, whose translation MTGRVEGKVAFVTGAARGQGRAHAVRLAQEGADIIAVDICKKIDTVDLIAASTPEDLAETADLVKAQNRRIYTAEVDVRDYDALKSAVDTGVEQLGKLDIIVANAGIGNGGQTLDKTSETDWTAMIDINLAGVWKTVKAGVPHIISGGKGGSIILTSSVGGLKAYPHTGHYVAAKHGVVGLMRTFAVELGAQNIRVNSVHPTNVNTPLFMNEGTMRLFRPDLENPGPEDMKVVGQLMHTLPIGWVEPEDIANAVLFLASDEARYITGVTLPVTVAAA comes from the coding sequence ATGACTGGACGTGTTGAAGGCAAAGTCGCTTTCGTCACCGGGGCGGCGCGCGGCCAGGGCCGTGCACACGCGGTGCGGCTGGCCCAGGAGGGCGCCGACATCATCGCGGTCGACATCTGCAAGAAGATCGACACCGTGGATCTGATCGCCGCATCCACACCGGAGGATCTGGCCGAGACCGCGGACCTGGTGAAGGCACAAAACCGTCGGATCTATACCGCCGAGGTCGACGTGCGCGACTACGACGCGCTCAAGTCCGCGGTGGACACCGGCGTCGAGCAGCTCGGCAAGCTCGACATCATCGTGGCCAATGCGGGCATCGGCAACGGCGGCCAGACACTGGACAAGACCAGCGAGACCGACTGGACCGCGATGATCGACATCAACCTTGCTGGCGTCTGGAAGACCGTGAAAGCCGGTGTGCCGCATATTATTTCCGGCGGTAAGGGTGGTTCGATCATCTTGACCAGCTCGGTCGGCGGGCTGAAAGCCTATCCGCACACCGGCCACTACGTCGCCGCCAAGCATGGTGTGGTGGGCCTGATGCGCACCTTCGCCGTCGAACTCGGCGCGCAGAACATCCGCGTCAACTCCGTGCACCCGACCAACGTCAACACCCCGCTGTTCATGAACGAGGGCACGATGAGGCTGTTCCGCCCCGATCTGGAGAACCCGGGACCCGAGGACATGAAGGTCGTCGGCCAGCTGATGCACACCCTGCCGATCGGCTGGGTCGAGCCGGAGGACATCGCCAACGCAGTGTTGTTCCTGGCGTCCGACGAGGCGCGTTACATCACCGGGGTCACGCTGCCCGTGACGGTGGCAGCTGCCTGA
- a CDS encoding TetR/AcrR family transcriptional regulator produces MTNPSEEPAWKQRAVERSIKTAKLRAAQRVQRFLDAAQAIIIEKGSTDFTVQEVVDRSRQSLRSFYLQFDGKHELLLALFEDALSRSADQIRAATESHSDPLERLQVAIELLYEASRPDPTAKHPLFTDFAPRLLVTHPAEVKIAHAPLLALLTELMEAAYDAGKLRDGLNPRRIAAMTMQTVMFIAQSSGGNDDATIHPITADEVWDFCSAGFVS; encoded by the coding sequence GTGACCAATCCAAGCGAAGAGCCGGCCTGGAAACAGCGCGCCGTCGAGCGATCGATCAAGACTGCCAAACTGCGTGCGGCGCAGCGCGTTCAGCGCTTCCTCGACGCGGCGCAGGCCATCATCATAGAAAAGGGCAGCACGGACTTCACCGTCCAGGAGGTCGTGGACCGCTCCCGCCAATCGCTGCGGAGCTTTTACCTGCAGTTTGACGGCAAACACGAGCTATTGCTCGCGTTGTTCGAAGACGCGCTGAGCCGTTCGGCCGACCAGATCCGGGCCGCGACCGAAAGCCATTCCGATCCGCTCGAACGGCTGCAGGTAGCCATCGAGCTGTTGTACGAGGCTTCACGGCCGGACCCCACGGCCAAGCACCCGCTGTTCACCGACTTCGCCCCGCGATTGCTGGTAACGCACCCCGCCGAGGTCAAGATTGCCCATGCGCCGCTGCTGGCGTTGCTGACTGAGCTCATGGAAGCGGCCTACGACGCCGGCAAGCTGCGCGACGGCCTCAACCCCCGCCGCATTGCGGCGATGACGATGCAGACGGTCATGTTCATCGCGCAGTCCAGCGGGGGTAACGACGACGCGACCATTCACCCGATCACCGCCGATGAGGTCTGGGACTTCTGCTCGGCCGGATTCGTCAGCTAG
- a CDS encoding acyl-CoA dehydrogenase family protein — translation MQLTFDADVEEFRAEFAAFLDAHPLDAAETGERPQSSSDIPDWARRWQRLLFDNGWLLPGNPPEFGGRNATLLQQYVYLEELSRRRIYQSFNPQGVGIIAASLLSFGTPEQKQRWAVPILRAEITASLGMSEPGAGSDLASLKTRAVLSCDSAGDHFVVNGQKVWTSGAHHADVLLTFVRTDPDAPKH, via the coding sequence GTGCAGCTGACGTTTGACGCCGACGTCGAGGAGTTCCGCGCGGAATTCGCGGCCTTCCTCGACGCGCATCCCCTTGACGCCGCGGAGACGGGCGAACGGCCGCAATCGAGTTCGGACATTCCGGACTGGGCCCGCCGCTGGCAGCGGCTGCTGTTCGACAACGGATGGCTGCTGCCCGGGAACCCGCCGGAGTTCGGCGGGCGCAATGCCACCCTGCTGCAGCAATACGTGTACCTCGAAGAGTTGTCGCGGCGGCGGATCTATCAAAGTTTCAATCCGCAGGGCGTGGGCATCATCGCGGCGTCGTTGCTGTCGTTCGGCACACCGGAGCAAAAGCAGCGGTGGGCGGTGCCGATTCTGCGCGCCGAGATCACCGCATCGCTCGGAATGAGCGAGCCCGGCGCAGGTTCCGATCTCGCCTCACTGAAAACCCGCGCCGTGCTCTCGTGCGATTCAGCAGGCGACCACTTCGTCGTCAACGGGCAGAAGGTCTGGACATCGGGTGCCCATCATGCCGACGTTCTGCTGACGTTCGTCCGCACCGACCCCGATGCGCCAAAACACTAG
- a CDS encoding acyl-CoA dehydrogenase family protein, whose amino-acid sequence MLWLDYANMLHALTVESTPSGAVQRDRYATLVMDFFAMRLLGSGTLAKAVRGEEDVPAQSVLKLLGSEAMQRACEDALNAKDGAGLVLRGITAPFAPLNLDSHYGSWFDRYTRTFAATIAGGTSEVQRNIIAERVLGLPRG is encoded by the coding sequence ATGCTGTGGCTGGACTACGCCAACATGCTGCACGCGCTGACCGTCGAGTCCACCCCGTCGGGCGCGGTGCAGCGGGATCGCTACGCCACCCTGGTGATGGATTTCTTCGCGATGCGGCTGCTGGGGTCGGGGACCTTGGCCAAGGCCGTGCGCGGCGAAGAGGATGTGCCGGCCCAATCGGTGCTCAAGCTGCTCGGTTCGGAAGCGATGCAGCGCGCCTGCGAGGACGCGCTGAACGCCAAGGACGGCGCGGGACTGGTGCTGCGCGGGATCACCGCGCCATTTGCCCCGCTCAATCTGGACAGTCACTACGGCAGCTGGTTTGACCGCTATACCCGCACCTTCGCCGCGACCATCGCCGGCGGAACGTCCGAAGTTCAGCGCAACATCATCGCCGAACGAGTCCTCGGCCTGCCCCGGGGTTAG